The window aaattatgcatatgAAGTAATTTTATAtgacatttaaaatgaaaaattaataaaaattatagtaaaaatattataacagtGTAGTAGTAACTAAGACCCATCGAAACAGTCTACATAATTATTTCAATTGtggattaataaaaaatatatatactattatctATAGAGGTATACATgtacatatataaacaaaaaatataaaaatattatctatgTAAAGAATATAAATGTGTCAAAacttaaataaacaaataaaaatcatactTTAAATActatttcatataaaaatattttcattttattttaacatatttaaataattttattaagattattAAAACAAAGGCGTGTAGCGCGAATTGAAAACCTAGTCTATATAATAATAGTACAGTTTAGTCTCTCTTAAACGTGTCCAAGTCAGCAGTGGTGGACCCCATTTTTTCCTCTGTTGAGTGGAAACTCaataagtttatataataatagtaCAGTTTAGTCTCTCTTATAAGTGTCCAAGATGTCGTGCGTATCATGTTCCTTCTGATCGTATCGTCCAAGACCGGGAACGAATCCAATCAGAAATTTTAAACAGGTTCATGAAATAGAAGAAgtcgaagaagatgaagatagaACCAATGTGAATCCGTGTTGGGGACTTAAGAAGAAAAGCAAACGTCTCAATTCCGAAATCGGTTGGCCATTACTTTCTGATAACCCGACCGGTTTGAATTCTAAACGGACAGAAACTATGAAGCTTGAGGTTTCGTCTCCTTCTTCAAATTGTAGTTCTCAGAAACCGCTATTGACGAAGAAGAGCTATGGAGGTTGCAGTAACGGCGGCAATGAAGGTGGGATTAAGGTGAATTCGTTTCTGGATGTGATTCCGGGTGGGAGTTTGTTTGGGTTGGGATCCATCATTTTgggtagaattttttttttttttttgaaatattttttttaacctgGTTGAATTCAGGGGAATCGCAGGTCCGCGGATGGACTTCTTCTCTAGGGCATTCAAATAGTTCCTAAAGCATGGACCCATGTCCGTAttaggtgaacagaacaatgtgaTTTAATTTCGCATAGCAGgggatcgaacctgaaacgtgttagcATTCCAGACccgtccactgccacttgaccacGAGGCCCGTTCCGGTAGAATTTATTTTCTTGGACCTCTGTTTCTTACTTTGTTTCACTGGAGCTCTGAACTGCGCAGTTACATGACAGTGATCATGGGATTTCGTGGTTCCAAGTgttgagttttatttttggtatttcttATCAATGTGTTGGTAAATGTATTATTTGTGTTTATAGTTCATATAATTTGCTAATTTTTTAAAccagattttatatatttttctttacattATTTGAATAATATACTAACAAATACCTAAGTAGACACCAACTAACCCCATAAACCTCAGCTTTTAAACATTATAGCATTAAAAATGCTAATGGTAGACCAATTCATTACGAAAATAAGATAAGAAATATCAACACATAAGAAATCACCGTTTATTCTAATATCAACCTAATTAAGTTGTAAGCCTTCCGCTGTTCCATTCATCACTATAAACAACACGGGAAAactaaagttcaaaaaaaacaaacaaacgacAAAATCACATACACAAAACTACACAACGCATCAACAACGTACCCGACACTGCGTTTGTTGCGAGGGCTATGCATCTAGttcacaaaataattaaaagagtACACATAAAACTCACAAAACATactctaaacaaaactaaactaCTATAGATCATTCCTACACAAAAATAAGCTTTGACTCCACTTGAATGGGAGAAGAATCCGTCAGAAGAAGTCTTCTAGTGCATTATATATTAGATGACTTCTGAGACGACTTCCTAGAAGTCTTCCAGAGTGTGACTCAAATAAAAAAACGTGCAAATCCAAAAACTTTCAAATGGCTTCAAAACAGAGTATGAGTGAAAGATGCGATAGATCACCTTTAacgaacacacacaaaaatacatatccaaaatctATAGATCTATATTTAAAGGAATTAAACATGAGAATCATGTAATAAATACCTacaaaacaaaatgaattagtgagaaagacatgagacaaaaaatgataaattgatataaagtttggtgttttcaaaTTCTAAGAGATTAGAGATATGTTAGAGATTTTTAGTTTGGAAAAAAAAGTAAGAGCTTTAAACAACTAGAAGTTACTTAATGAAAAAAATCAGACATGGAAACTTACCAAAACGCTCGAATATGTTGTGAAAAGGGGACATGGAAGAAGACTCCGTCAGAAGTCTTCTGACGTATTGTATGTTAGAAGACTTTCGAGAAGACTTCTCAAAATTCTTCCAAAGTCTGACTCAGATCTGAAAACTGCATATCAAAAAACGTTCAAATGGCTTCAAAACATAGAAAATGAATGGAAAATTAGATAGATCTACCTTTATAGAACAcaaatatacatatccaaaacttataaatatacttttaaagaagtggaagatgagaaccatgtaATAAAAATACTGCAAGAACAAGATAAATTAGTAacaaagacatgagacaaaaattGATAGAAAGTTTGTGTTGTTTCAAGTTCAAAAAGATTAGAGAGAGGTTGAAGAGTTTTAGAGTGAGAAACAATACAATTTTGTTGCAACTTGCAACCATTTGAGAGGAAGAAAgacaaaatatgtaaattttctttatatagtgAGAGAAAAGTTTCCAATTAGGTTAAATACTTTCGATTAAGAAAAATCCAGGGAAGTCTTCCAAAGACTTCCTAGAAGTCTTTTAGACCCTAGATTTACTATTCACCCAAAAGTCTTCTAGTCCATTATTTGTTAGAAGACTTAACtaacataaaccctaaaatcaaatAGCTAACTAAACATAAACAAACACTTCATTagatttaaaatcaattttttttatatacaaaaaaaactaaacacatgtatgtcaaatttattttctcaaaaaaaattaagattccaaaatctaacctaaaaaaataaaaaatactatgacatatgttaccaaaccctaaaccaaagaatatcataaCTCAATCTACATTCACTCAtatatgttgaaaacaattaaattttactagatcttaatttatatcatttaaaaatgtttatagttacattatttcaatttttcttccataaaaatattttttataaatttataaattatttttaagatctacTACATGAGAAGACTTTCACGAAGAAGTCTTTTCACAGAAAACTTACAAAACCACATAAGACTTCCCagtttatatttgtaaaatgcatactgattttttgtttggtcataaggAGTTGATTGTAATTTTATTAGCATTTGgattacttttgcatttgactgTAGTTAGTGTAtacttttgtatttaaaatcaagtttttattggttttttggaaaattccccattatatattagataatacgaaaatattatttaatatatatcttgGCTTTTACCTAATTTTAAGATAAGAATTTTTAACGTTGTAATtcttagaaaaaaatacaaagcaATTGACtactaaaaaagaaaacagatagTGAGGATATATTAAAACGCTGCGTATTGAGAGAGGCGATTTTTTAGGCGATTCAGACTGCGATTTCTCGAGAAGTTTCCGATGGTCTCGGCCTCAACGCCGGGCTCATCTCGTTCGACGGAGAGTAACAGAGGGGTTCAGGAGGTTCGGGATGAAGATTCAGGGGTTGAGAAACAGATTGAAGGAAACCAGTTACAAAGCTATTTAAAGAATAAAAGAGAGATTCAGGAGGTTCGGGAGGAAGATTCTAGGGATGTGAAACAAATCGAAGGAAACCAGGCGCATGGAGATTCGAGATGGGTGAATGCGGCACAAGATAAGAGAAGCTTGAAGAAGTATGAAGTTGAGGTTGAAATCGGTGGATGGTAAACAAAGAGTGGTGATTCCAGATGCGATCCTCTCCGATGCTACTCCTCTATGGGAGGATTTCGTTGTAGGAAGTTCCTGGATATTGCGCCGCACATAGCCAAGGTTCACATGGTGGTGAATaaggtttggaaatatggaGATCCGTCGGCAAAAGTGGAAGTTTATGATGTCAATGCTACTACAATGAGGTTTAAGATCAAGAATCCAAAAGCTAGAGAGAAAATCATTAGGCGTGGGATGTGGAACATTGCAGGAGTTCCTATGATTGTCAAAAAGTGGTCACCAAAAACGGAGGAAGAAAAGCAGGAAGAGGAAGAAATACCGATGTGGGTGCACTTGAGAAAGGTGCCTCTAAAGATGTTCTCTTGGGAGGTTCTGAGTTTTATGACGAGTACAGTTGGAGTTCCAGTACATCTTCATCCAGAGACACTTGCTTGTTCAAATTTTGAGGAAGCAAAGATCTTTGTGAACGTTGATGTTTCAAAAACTTTACCAAGAGAGATCGACTTTGTGATAGAGGGTAAGGAGTTCACTGCTGAGTTCTACTACCCTTGGCTACCTACTAGATGCAATCGATGTGAAAAATGGGGTCACGGGGAGAAGGTATGTAAGATGAAGAGAAATGAGAAAGCTCAGGTTGAGATGAGTGCAGGAAATAAAAAAGAGATTTCAGAAAAGAAGAGAAGTGAAGAAGGAAAGTCTGGAAGTGTAGGGGAGAAAGTGAGTAACGATAAGGAGAAGATAGAGGTGTTGAGTAATGTTGAGTTAACTCAGAAGGAGGATTTGAAAACGCAGGGTGCTGATATGGTAAAGGATAAAGAATGGTCAATGGTGTCACCAGATAAGGTGGGGAGAGTTATTTTAAAGGAGTTGGAAGAAACAGAAGCAATCATTTCTGCATCAAAGTACTCAGTGCTAATGGAGAATGAAGTAGAGGATGGAGAAATACAAGCAGAAGAGATGGAGGAAGGTTTAaatgaaagagaagaagagcaggAAGAAACAGAGTGTGATATGATACAAGAAGAGATTCTGGATCAGAAatcaaaagagaaagagaaatcGGGGGGATTAAAAGGGGAAGGAAAGGACAGAAGCCTAGAGCTCAGGATGCAAATCCTAGGAGTAAAAGGTCTTCTCGTAGGAAAAACTAATCATGGCGTGTTTCACATGGAATGTACGGGGGTTTAATAAAGAGGTAAAGCATTTCGTGGTGAAAGAGTGGATCAAGAATAAAGAGTTTAAATTTGGGAGTATTTTGGAAACTAGAGTGAAGGAGATAAAGTCAGGGAGGATTCTGAGTAATGAGTTTAAAGATTGGAGTTCTATTACAAATTATGGAGAGAGTAGAGGAGGTCGTATTTGGTTCTTATGGAGAGATGGGATTCGAGTAACACCGGTATACAAGTCGGATCAGTTGATAACTGTAAATGTGGAGATGGATAATGAGGAGGGATTTTACTGCACTAGTGTTTATGCTAGTAATCAGGTGGAAGAGAGGAAGTTGCTGTGGGAGGATCTGATTCATCATCATAATTCTCCTGCCAAAATAAAGCTTGGATGTTGATGGGGGATTTTAATGAGATTTTAGAGGGTGATGAGAGTTCGAGTTTTGAGCATGGAGGGAGGATTTCTTGTGGTATGAGAGATTTTCAGGAAATGATCTTGGGCTGTCGTCTTACTGATATGGCCTACCAGGGGCCTCGTTTTACCTGGTGTAATAAGAGGGAGGAAGGTATAATTTGCAAGAAGTTAGACAGAGTTTTGCTAAATGAGGATGCTCTTCACAGATTTAGCAACGCTTACTCAGTATTTGAATCAGGGGGGTGCTCAGATCACATGAGGTGTAAGGTACAGCTTCTTCCTCCTTGTGAGAAGATTAGGAGACCTTTCAAGTATGTAAACGCTATTGGAGCCTTCCTTCTTTTCTGCCAATGGTGAAAGATTACTGGGAAACAACAGAGAACCTTTATCATTCAACTTCAGCTATGTTCAGATTTTCAAAGAAACTGAAGAATCTGAAGCCTTTGATTAGGGAGATGGGTAGAGAAAAGCTGGGTAATCTATCTAAAAGAGCTAAAGAGACTTTTGATTCTCTGTGTGAGAAGCAGAATATAACGCTGGCTAATCCGAGTGAAGCTGCTGTCAAAGAGGAATCTGAAGCTTATGGAAAATGGATTTATGCAGCCAGTTTGGAGGAGGATCATTTAAAACAGAGAGCTAAGCTTCATTGGTTGGATGTTGGGGATCAAAACAACAAGACATTCCATAGAGCCATTAAATCCAGACAAGCACAGAATGATGATGAGAAATTAGAAGAGTGGATGGGAGTGTTGTGAACACTCATTCTGAGATCAAGCAGGAAGCTGTAAACTTCTTCTCAGCCTTCTTAAATCGAGTTCCGGTTCTTCAGAGTATTAATATGGAGGAGATGCAGAATCTTCTTCGGTTTAGATGTTCTGAAGAAGAAAGTCGTATGTTGGAAGAGGAGGTCTCTGCAGAGGAAATTCGAAAAATAGTTTTTGCGATGCCAAACAACAAATCTCCGGGTCCTGACGGTTATTCTGTTGAGTTTTTCAAGACCACCTGGCCAGTAGTTGCTCATGACTTCACTATAGTAGTTCAGTCTGTTTTTAAGCTTGGATTCTTGCCGAAGGGGGTGAATTCAACGATATTGGCTTTAATCCCGAAGAAGAAGGATTCTTTTGAGATGAAGGATTATAGACCAATAGCTTGTTGTAACGTCCTTTACAAGGTGGTTTCTAAGCTAATGGCAAACAGATTGAAGAAGCTTCTTCCTCAGATTATTGCGGAAAACCAATCTGCTTTTGTTAAAGGAAGATTACTAATGGAGAATGTATTGTTAGCATCTGAGCTTGTGAAGGATTACCATAAAGAATCAATCAGCCCGAGGTGTGTAATGAAGATCGACATTTCTAAAGCTTTTGATTCTGTGAATTGGGAGTTTGTGTTAAAGATTCTTGAAGCGTTGGGATTTCCTGCAAAGTTTATTCATTTGATTGGGTTATGCATTATGACTCCATCTTTCTCGGTGCAAGTAAAGGGGATTTAGCGGGTTATTTTCAAAGCTCTAGAGGACTCCGTCAGGGCTGTTCCCTATCGCCATATCTATTCGTGTTATGCATGAATGTGCTTTCAAAGCAACTTGATAGAGCAGTGGCTGAGAGAAGATTTAATTTTCACCCTGGTTGTCAAGGTTTATCCATAACTCATCTCTGTTTCGCAGATGATTTAATGGTGTTTGTAGAAGGATCAAAGCAATCTATTCAAGGAGCTCTGTCTGTTTTTGATGAATTTGAAGGTTGGTCTGGGCTGAGTATCAGTGTAGAGAAATCTACAATCTATATGGCTGGAGTTGTAGAAgcagaaaaaagaaatatactGGAAAATTTCAAGCTGGCGGATGGGAAGCTTCCTGTGAGATACTTAGGCCTACCTCTCATGACTCAAGCAATGAAGAAGCACGACTATACTCCTCTATAGAGAAGTTGAGAAGCAAAATAAGTTCCTGGACTTGTAGATTTTTGTCTTATGCTGGAAGACTTCAGTTGATTAAATCTGTTCTTGTCAGTATAGTAAATTTTTGGGCTACAGTTTTTCGTCTACCTTGTAACTGCATCAAAGAAGTGGAGCAAATTTGTTCAGCTTTTCTATGGACAGGGCCAATGCTGAAATCGTCAAATGCAAAAGTAGCTTGGAAAGACATTTGCTGTAAGAAAAATGAAGGGGGTTTGGGACTCAGGAACTTAAGGGAGGTAAATAAAGTTTATGGTCTGAAATTGATCTGGAGAATGTTATCAGGTTCATCGCTGTGGGGTGAATGGATTAAAGCTAACCTTTTAAAAGGGAAAAGTTTTTGGGAAGTTAACTTGAAGATGCAAAATGGTTCTTGGATGTGGCACAAGATGTTGAAGCTAAGAAGTGTTGCAAAGCTTTTTTATAAGGTAGAAGTTGGAAATGGGAGATCTACTTCATTCTGGTTTGATCATTGGTCTGAGAAAGGCGTCCTCTCTGATCTGCTTGGCGACAGAGGTATTATTGATATGGGATTGTGTAAAAACGCTACGGTGGAGGAGGCTGTTATGCGggtaagaaggagaagaaggcaTAGGTCGGTAGTTCTTAATGAAATTGAAGAGGAGATTAACTTTATAAAGAACAACTTCAACTCTGAGAAGGAAGATACTAGCCTTTGGAGAAGAGATTCTGGATATAAGAAGATTTCTCCACTCAGGAAACGTGGAACCAGCTGAGAGATAAGAAGACTTTATGTGAATGGGCCCAAGGGGTATGGTTCTCGCAAGCAACTCCCCAAATATGCATTCATGGCATGGTTGTCTGTTCTTAACAGGATGTCGACTATGTACAGAGTGGTGAAATGGAGTCAGGGAAGCAATGAAGTCTGTGTTCTCTGTAAAAATGCTTCGGAGTCGCGATCCCATCTATTCTTTGAATGTAACTTCTCAGCACAAGTATGGGAATTCATTGCTAAAGGGTTGCTGTGTATCTCTTTTACTACTGTCTGGTCTGAGATTATTACTATCATCTCGGATAAGACAAGGGAGAAGAAGAATCTGC is drawn from Raphanus sativus cultivar WK10039 unplaced genomic scaffold, ASM80110v3 Scaffold2317, whole genome shotgun sequence and contains these coding sequences:
- the LOC130505497 gene encoding uncharacterized protein LOC130505497 — translated: MAWLSVLNRMSTMYRVVKWSQGSNEVCVLCKNASESRSHLFFECNFSAQVWEFIAKGLLCISFTTVWSEIITIISDKTREKKNLLCIRYAFQAVLYALWRERNKLKHGDKGLSLDVLKELLKRAFVTESV